One genomic segment of Mangifera indica cultivar Alphonso chromosome 6, CATAS_Mindica_2.1, whole genome shotgun sequence includes these proteins:
- the LOC123218345 gene encoding tyrosine decarboxylase-like has product MCTFSTIFHPISKTTNPSFIMGSFQKVVELENEIVSVTNPLDSDELRRQGHMIIDFIADYYNNIEKYPVRSQVEPGYLSKRLPQSAPNNPEPIDKILQDVQEHIVPGITHWQSPNFFAYFPSNASIAAILGEMLITAFNVVGFSWISSPAATELESIVMDWLGEMLKLPKPFLFSGNGGGVLQGTTCEAILCTLTARRDQVLRKIGRENITKLVVYGSDQTHSAFQKAAQIAGINPKNFRAIKTTKSSLFGLTPESLLSTIKSDVEAGLTPFFLCATVGTTSTTAIDPLGPLCKIAKKYSIWVHVDAAYAGSACICPEFRHFLDGIEDVDSFSMNAHKWFFTTLDCCCLWVKDPSALIKSLSTYPEYLRNKASDSKQVVDYKDWQITLSRRFRSLKLWLVLRSYGVTNLRMFLRRHVKMAKTFEELVASDKRFEIVVPRNFSMVCFRAVPWVLSLGKNKYRNLSAPEEEQANELNRELLESVNASGKVHMTHTMVAGIYMIRFAVGGTLTEERHVRGAWKLVQQQLEAILCISV; this is encoded by the coding sequence ATGTGCACCTTCTCTACCATCTTTCATCCTATCAGCAAAACAACAAACCCCTCTTTCATTATGGGTAGCTTTCAAAAAGTCGTTGAACTTGAAAATGAGATAGTCTCAGTCACTAACCCCTTGGACTCCGACGAACTCAGGAGGCAAGGCCACATGATTATAGACTTCATTGCTGATTATTACAACAACATTGAGAAATATCCGGTTCGAAGCCAAGTTGAACCGGGTTATCTCAGCAAACGTTTGCCACAATCTGCACCGAATAATCCTGAACCTATCGATAAAATCCTCCAGGATGTCCAGGAACATATTGTCCCCGGAATAACACATTGGCAAAGTCCTAATTTCTTTGCATATTTCCCTTCAAATGCTAGCATTGCTGCGATTCTCGGAGAAATGCTTATCACGGCCTTTAATGTTGTAGGATTCAGCTGGATATCATCACCCGCTGCAACTGAGCTGGAGAGTATTGTTATGGATTGGCTTGGAGAAATGCTGAAGCTTCCAAAGCCTTTCCTTTTCTCTGGTAATGGAGGAGGTGTTTTACAAGGAACTACTTGTGAGGCAATTCTGTGCACTTTAACTGCTAGAAGAGATCAAGTTCTAAGGAAGATTGGAAGAGAAAACATAACGAAGCTTGTTGTTTATGGGTCTGATCAAACTCATAGTGCATTTCAAAAAGCTGCTCAAATAGCTGGAATCAATCCCAAGAATTTCCGGGCTATTAAGACGACCAAATCATCATTATTTGGCCTAACCCCGGAGTCACTACTGTCAACTATTAAGTCAGATGTAGAAGCTGGGCTAACTCCATTTTTCCTTTGTGCCACAGTCGGGACGACATCAACAACAGCAATTGATCCCTTAGGACCCCTCTGCAAAATCGCAAAAAAATATAGCATATGGGTGCATGTTGATGCTGCATATGCTGGAAGTGCCTGTATATGCCCAGAGTTTCGCCATTTCCTCGATGGTATTGAGGATGTAGACTCGTTTAGTATGAATGCACATAAATGGTTCTTCACCACTCTAGATTGTTGCTGTCTATGGGTGAAGGATCCCAGTGCTCTTATAAAGTCGCTTTCAACATATCCTGAGTACTTGAGGAACAAGGCTAGTGACTCGAAGCAAGTAGTTGACTATAAAGATTGGCAAATTACCCTAAGCCGAAGATTTCGTTCCTTGAAACTATGGCTAGTGCTACGAAGCTATGGAGTTACCAACCTGAGGATGTTCCTACGCAGGCACGTGAAGATGGCCAAGACATTTGAAGAGCTTGTTGCTAGTGATAAGAGGTTCGAGATTGTTGTCCCAAGAAATTTCAGTATGGTTTGTTTCAGAGCAGTGCCATGGGTATTAAGCTTAGGTAAAAATAAGTATAGAAATCTGTCAGCCCCAGAGGAGGAGCAAGCGAATGAACTTAACAGAGAGTTGTTGGAGTCGGTAAATGCATCCGGGAAAGTGCACATGACGCATACCATGGTGGCTGGAATTTATATGATAAGATTTGCGGTAGGTGGGACTTTAACAGAGGAAAGACATGTCAGAGGAGCTTGGAAGCTGGTGCAACAACAACTGGAAGCAATACTATGCATATCAGTTTGA
- the LOC123219669 gene encoding uncharacterized protein LOC123219669: MNQHDLSLEGIAANVKLLLKLIQEHNEASTKDQDDRKMQRVAGMITIIDDLKTRIQKSQSVRKTAELRRCFTELKPIRPSKDKKTCELPTDEQDKLRRQLTESLAARKSLEVICSSLGKEKNIMASELARKVHELSELEEHINDLKAQNETLLAKVQQYASGHKETKSNGVDLQENAALQKRNKALSEQLLKTLDGYKSLKRKYQDAKEENIAIRATMEEMGLR; this comes from the exons aTGAACCAACATGATCTTAGCTTAGAag GTATTGCTGCCAATGTAAAGTTGCTTCTGAAACTAATTCAAGAGCATAATGAGGCAAGTACAAAAGATCAAGATGACCGGAAAATGCAGAGGGTGGCAGGCATGATAACTATTATAGACGATCTTAAAACAAGGATACAAAAATCTCAATCTGTTAGAAAAACTGCTGAGCTTAGACGATGCTTCACGGAGTTGAAGCCTATCCGTCCTTCGAAAGATAAAAAGACTTGTGAACTTCCAACCGATGAACAAGACAAGTTGAGAAGACAGCTTACAGAGAGCTTGGCCGCACGAAAGAGCCTAGAAGTTATATGTTCAAGCTTAGGAAAGGAGAAGAACATTATGGCATCGGAGCTGGCAAGAAAGGTTCATGAATTGAGTGAATTGGAGGAACATATCAACGACCTAAAAGCGCAAAATGAGACATTGCTGGCAAAGGTACAACAATATGCATCTGGGCACAAAGAGACGAAGAGTAACGGAGTGGATTTACAGGAAAATGCAGCACTGCAAAAGCGTAATAAGGCACTTTCAGAGCAACTTTTAAAGACACTTGACGGGTATAAATCTTTGAAGAGGAAATATCAAGatgcaaaagaagaaaacataGCGATAAGAGCAACAATGGAGGAAATGGGATTGAGGTAG